A genomic stretch from Pseudomonadota bacterium includes:
- the rplQ gene encoding 50S ribosomal protein L17, with the protein MRHQVVGRRLGYGPSHQKAMMRSLAGSLIKYETIETTLPRAKELRRLSDRLVTLGKKNSLHARRQAFKLLNDHVLVKKLFDEIAPRFQDRPGGYTRVIKSRFRAGDNASMSVVTFSTRETVKKEKPVVEKRSSISAEVKQGVEADIAAGIEETKAVEANAAEAETEEVQETVEAESAEPEAVVVEDVKVKEAEPKD; encoded by the coding sequence ATGCGACATCAAGTTGTAGGCAGGAGGCTGGGATATGGACCCAGCCATCAGAAAGCGATGATGCGGTCATTGGCTGGATCATTAATCAAATATGAAACCATTGAAACGACTTTGCCCCGGGCCAAGGAGCTGCGAAGACTTTCCGATCGGCTCGTGACTTTGGGTAAGAAAAACAGCTTGCATGCCCGCCGTCAGGCATTTAAATTGTTGAATGACCATGTATTGGTCAAAAAGTTATTTGATGAAATTGCCCCCCGATTCCAGGATCGTCCCGGAGGGTATACAAGGGTGATCAAGTCGCGGTTTCGTGCTGGTGATAATGCGTCCATGTCGGTGGTGACTTTTAGCACCCGCGAGACAGTTAAAAAAGAGAAACCTGTGGTTGAAAAAAGGTCTTCCATTTCAGCAGAAGTGAAGCAGGGAGTTGAGGCTGATATCGCCGCCGGAATTGAAGAAACGAAGGCGGTTGAAGCGAATGCCGCGGAGGCTGAAACCGAGGAGGTTCAGGAAACAGTTGAGGCTGAAAGCGCGGAGCCGGAAGCTGTGGTTGTTGAAGACGTAAAGGTTAAGGAAGCTGAGCCCAAAGACTAA